The proteins below are encoded in one region of Patescibacteria group bacterium:
- a CDS encoding class I SAM-dependent methyltransferase codes for MHIPKNTIDKALQIIRTQIKPNGIGFISLKAGADEREDSETGRWFSYYSLKEFKKLLEKNGFEVIKQKTRKGERDWWLCYWVKTKANV; via the coding sequence TTGCATATACCTAAAAACACTATCGATAAGGCGTTGCAGATTATCAGAACCCAAATTAAGCCTAATGGGATAGGTTTTATATCATTGAAGGCTGGAGCAGATGAAAGGGAGGATTCGGAAACAGGAAGGTGGTTTTCTTATTACTCACTAAAGGAGTTTAAAAAACTACTCGAAAAAAACGGATTTGAGGTGATAAAGCAAAAGACACGCAAGGGGGAAAGAGATTGGTGGCTGTGTTATTGGGTTAAGACAAAAGCCAATGTTTAG
- a CDS encoding ATP-binding protein yields MAIIARDISKIVEKYLFKGKIIIVYGARQVGKTTLVRNILNSSDSSNGYFNCELLSVKRQLESLEPYKTKEFLGDSKIIILDEAQKVENIGLALKQLIDTFPDIQIVATGSSSFDLSNKINEPLTGRAFEFKLYPLSIQELVKYSDKKIVLESLDKILTYGLYPEVYLSGRNLAQKLIETISSQYLYKDVLEIEQIKKPQTIIRLLELLAMQLGSEVSITELATTLQINYDTVERYLDLLEKSFVIFRLRSFSRNLRKEITKKHKVYFYDVGIRNAILNRYNALSLREDIGGLWENFLIAERIKYLDGKEIPFNNYFWRTHDQKEVDYIEEINGKIHAYEFKWKEEGAKIPVEFLNTYKNASFKVINKDNFLSFLV; encoded by the coding sequence ATGGCGATAATAGCACGAGATATATCAAAGATAGTAGAGAAATACCTCTTTAAGGGGAAGATAATTATTGTTTATGGGGCTCGCCAAGTAGGCAAAACAACCCTTGTAAGAAACATCCTTAATTCCAGCGATAGCTCCAATGGCTATTTTAATTGTGAATTGCTAAGTGTAAAAAGGCAATTGGAGTCTTTAGAGCCTTACAAAACAAAGGAGTTTTTGGGTGATAGCAAAATAATAATTCTTGATGAAGCTCAGAAAGTAGAAAATATTGGTTTGGCGTTAAAGCAATTAATTGATACCTTTCCAGATATTCAGATAGTAGCTACTGGGTCGTCAAGTTTTGATCTGTCAAACAAGATTAACGAGCCTTTAACTGGTCGTGCTTTTGAATTTAAGTTATACCCTTTATCTATTCAGGAACTCGTTAAATACTCCGATAAAAAAATAGTTTTGGAATCATTGGACAAAATACTAACTTATGGTTTATATCCCGAGGTATATTTGTCTGGTAGGAACTTAGCCCAAAAGCTTATAGAGACTATATCCAGTCAGTACTTGTATAAAGATGTTTTAGAAATTGAGCAAATAAAAAAGCCACAAACAATTATTCGTTTGTTAGAGTTACTGGCTATGCAATTGGGAAGTGAAGTGTCGATCACCGAATTAGCCACAACCTTGCAAATTAACTACGATACTGTAGAGCGATACCTGGATTTGCTGGAAAAGTCCTTTGTAATCTTTAGACTAAGGTCTTTTAGTCGCAACTTAAGAAAAGAAATAACCAAAAAACATAAAGTGTACTTTTATGATGTTGGAATAAGAAATGCCATTTTAAATAGGTATAACGCATTGTCTTTAAGGGAAGATATTGGTGGGTTGTGGGAGAATTTTCTTATCGCCGAAAGAATTAAATACTTGGATGGTAAAGAAATACCGTTTAATAATTACTTCTGGCGAACCCACGATCAAAAAGAAGTTGATTATATAGAAGAAATAAATGGCAAGATACATGCCTACGAATTTAAATGGAAAGAAGAGGGAGCTAAAATCCCCGTGGAGTTTTTAAACACCTATAAAAACGCTTCGTTTAAGGTAATAAATAAAGACAACTTTTTGTCTTTTCTTGTTTAA
- a CDS encoding PH domain-containing protein, with protein MVAFSAFLESPKNVSFESQEKGELIIFLLRRHWITNVPWILFSFVLLSFPLLYRVILSNDSFFSLLPSKYALVAGLIWYLFTFLFILENYLIWYFNVYILTDKRVIDMDFYGIIHKKVSETPLRNIEDSTYFVSGIFPTLFDFGNIKIQTAAESPEFEFEQVPNPAQVHDRINDLITDIHKTRGRTKSGSK; from the coding sequence ATGGTTGCATTTTCTGCATTTTTGGAATCTCCAAAAAATGTTAGTTTTGAATCTCAAGAAAAGGGGGAATTGATTATCTTTTTGCTAAGAAGGCATTGGATTACTAATGTTCCTTGGATACTCTTTTCTTTTGTGTTACTCTCCTTTCCACTTTTGTATCGGGTAATTTTATCTAATGACAGCTTTTTTTCTTTGCTACCTTCCAAGTACGCTCTAGTTGCTGGACTAATTTGGTATTTGTTTACCTTTTTATTTATTTTAGAAAACTATTTAATTTGGTATTTTAATGTTTACATTTTGACGGATAAACGGGTCATCGACATGGACTTTTACGGCATAATCCACAAAAAAGTTTCCGAAACACCACTTCGCAACATAGAAGATTCTACCTACTTTGTAAGTGGTATATTCCCAACACTTTTTGATTTTGGAAATATTAAAATTCAGACTGCAGCCGAATCCCCCGAGTTTGAATTTGAACAGGTTCCAAACCCTGCCCAAGTTCACGATAGAATAAACGATTTAATAACAGATATTCATAAAACAAGAGGGAGGACAAAAAGTGGAAGCAAATAA
- a CDS encoding class I SAM-dependent methyltransferase, with translation MNPADKEKQTIDFYDRKAEEWANAHSGYEKISWWIEEMQIFHNLLPTGKILEIGAGTGRDASNLVDLGYDYTGTDASFGLLEIAKKRNPQVNFKLVGVCELDFPKHEFDGF, from the coding sequence ATGAATCCAGCAGATAAAGAAAAACAGACGATAGATTTTTATGATAGAAAAGCCGAAGAGTGGGCAAACGCTCATTCTGGCTACGAAAAGATTTCTTGGTGGATAGAAGAAATGCAGATATTTCATAACCTTCTGCCTACTGGTAAAATCCTGGAAATTGGGGCTGGAACAGGGAGAGACGCTTCAAATCTAGTAGATTTAGGTTACGACTACACAGGAACAGACGCTTCGTTTGGTCTTCTGGAAATTGCGAAAAAAAGAAACCCGCAAGTAAACTTTAAATTGGTAGGGGTATGCGAATTGGACTTTCCGAAACACGAATTTGATGGGTTTTAG